A region from the Dendropsophus ebraccatus isolate aDenEbr1 chromosome 1, aDenEbr1.pat, whole genome shotgun sequence genome encodes:
- the VDAC1 gene encoding non-selective voltage-gated ion channel VDAC1 isoform X1 produces the protein MAIPPSYADLGKPARDVFTKGYGFGFIKLDLKTKSENGLEFTSSGSANAETSKVSGSLETKYKWSEYGLTFTEKWNTDNTLGTEITVEDQLAKGLKLTFDSSFSPNTGKKNAKIKSAYKREHINMGCDMDFDIAGPSIRGAVVFGYEGWLAGYQMTFESAKSRVSQSNFAVGYKTDEFQLHTNVNDGTEFGGSVYQKVNDKLETAINLAWTAGNSNTRFGLAAKYQIDSDASFSAKVNNSSLIGLGYTQTLKPGIKLTLSTLLDGKNINAGGHKLGLGLEFEA, from the exons ATGGCCATACCTCCATCTTATGCTGACCTAGGAAAACCTGCTCGAGATGTATTCACCAAAGGATATG GATTTGGCTTCATAAAGCTTGACTTGAAAACAAAATCTGAAAATGGACTG GAATTTACAAGCTCAGGTTCAGCAAATGCAGAGACCAGCAAAGTCAGCGGCAGCCTTGAAACCAAATACAAGTGGTCAGAATATGGCCTGACATTCACAGAGAAGTGGAACACCGATAACACCCTGGGCACTGAGATCACTGTAGAAGATCAG CTTGCAAAAGGACTGAAGTTGACCTTTGACTCGTCATTCTCTCCTAATACTGG AAAGAAGAACGCGAAGATTAAGAGTGCATACAAGCGAGAGCACATTAACATGGGCTGTGATATGGATTTTGATATTGCTGGTCCCTCTATACGTGGTGCGGTGGTATTTGGCTATGAAGGCTGGCTAGCAGGCTACCAAATGACTTTTGAATCAGCAAAGTCTAGAGTTTCACAGAGCAACTTTGCTGTTGGATATAAAACCGACGAATTCCAGCTACACACCAATGT GAACGATGGAACAGAATTTGGAGGCTCAGTATATCAGAAGGTTAATGATAAATTAGAAACTGCCATTAACTTGGCATGGACAGCAGGAAACAGTAACACCCGCTTTGGACTTGCAGCCAAATATCAAATTGACTCAGATGCGTCATTTTCT GCTAAAGTGAATAACTCAAGTCTGATTGGATTAGGATATACCCAAACCCTCAAACCAG gtATCAAATTAACACTGTCCACACTGCTTGACGGCAAGAACATCAACGCAGGAGGTCACAAACTGGGATTAGGACTAGAATTTGAAGCATAA
- the VDAC1 gene encoding non-selective voltage-gated ion channel VDAC1 isoform X2 gives MGCDMDFDIAGPSIRGAVVFGYEGWLAGYQMTFESAKSRVSQSNFAVGYKTDEFQLHTNVNDGTEFGGSVYQKVNDKLETAINLAWTAGNSNTRFGLAAKYQIDSDASFSAKVNNSSLIGLGYTQTLKPGIKLTLSTLLDGKNINAGGHKLGLGLEFEA, from the exons ATGGGCTGTGATATGGATTTTGATATTGCTGGTCCCTCTATACGTGGTGCGGTGGTATTTGGCTATGAAGGCTGGCTAGCAGGCTACCAAATGACTTTTGAATCAGCAAAGTCTAGAGTTTCACAGAGCAACTTTGCTGTTGGATATAAAACCGACGAATTCCAGCTACACACCAATGT GAACGATGGAACAGAATTTGGAGGCTCAGTATATCAGAAGGTTAATGATAAATTAGAAACTGCCATTAACTTGGCATGGACAGCAGGAAACAGTAACACCCGCTTTGGACTTGCAGCCAAATATCAAATTGACTCAGATGCGTCATTTTCT GCTAAAGTGAATAACTCAAGTCTGATTGGATTAGGATATACCCAAACCCTCAAACCAG gtATCAAATTAACACTGTCCACACTGCTTGACGGCAAGAACATCAACGCAGGAGGTCACAAACTGGGATTAGGACTAGAATTTGAAGCATAA